In Myxococcales bacterium, the DNA window GACATCACGTCCGGGGCTTCGAGCGTGACAGTCACGGGATCTCGACCACCAGTGACTTCTTCGAAGGTCTCCGCAGCCGCATCCGCGCCGACAAGGCGTTGGTCCAGCTGCACCACACCAACGTGTTCGACGGCGGCGTGAACGTGGGGCTCGGCGCACCCTTCTTGATCTCCCATGCCCAGCGCAGCCCCGAGCTCGCTCGGCGCTACGCGTTCGATCAGAGTGTGTGGCCAATGCACTACCCCGGCCGGCCCGACACCACGGCGTCGGAGGTCCTGAAGTCGATCCTGGATGATCCACCGCGCATCGTCGGTTTCACGCTGCAAGCCTGGACCATCGAGCTGTTTTCCGAGGTCATGCGCGAGCTCAAGACCCGCGCGCCCGACATCATCACGGTCGTCGGCGGCCCCAGCGCCACCGACATCGGCGAAGACCTGCTCCGAGACGAGCCGGCGATCGATTTCGTGTTTCTCGGTCACGCCGAGCGGGCCTTCGGCGCCTGGCTCGAGGCGCTCGCCGACCCGACACCCCGCCTCGCGAGCGCTCGCTTCGGGGAGATCCCGCGCCTGGTCTACCGAGACGAAGCCGGCGCCGTGGTGGCCACCACCACCACGCCGTCCGTCCTCGAAGTGCTCGACGAAGTGGGAGCGCCGCTGCAAGACGGTCTGGTGCCGGAGGTCGCCTCGGTCGACGTGCTGAACGTCGAGTGGACCCGCGGCTGCCCCGTCGCTTGTTCGTTCTGCGCCTGGCCCATGGGTGAGCGCAAGCTGACGCGATTTTCTCGCGAGTACGTGGCGCGCGACGTCGAGTGGGCGCAGCAGAACGGGTTTCGCGAGATCTTGATCTGCGACGCGGCCATCAACTTTTCGACGCCGCACCTCACCCACCTGGTCGAGACCCTCGAGGAGGCCGATCCGGCGCGCCGGATCACCTGGAACGCCTTCCTCCAGTACTACTGCCTCGACGCCGAACAGTCGGCGCTGCTCGCGCGGCTGCCGTGGCGCCGGCTCATGCTGGGGCTCCAGACCGATGACGATCCGGGCCTCGCTGCGCTCAACCGCCCTCGCTTCGACCGCGCCGAGTTCGAGGCGGCGCTCGACTTCGTGCGACCCATCCAGCAGCCCATCGTCGATGTCATCACAGGGGTGCCCTTCGACACGGCCGACAAGATCAAGCATCGCATCGAGTACCTGCTCGGGCTCGGCGTTCGCATCACGACGTTTCCGCTGCTCGCGCTCCCCGGCACCCCCATCGCGAAGGCCAAAGCGCGCTACGGGCTGGAGATCGATGCCAAAGAGCTGTACGCGGTGCGCTCTCTCCCGGGTCTGACTGCGCGCGACTACCAGGTGGTCATCGACTGGATGGCAAGCCTGCGTAAGGGCGGGGCCGCCATCGAAATGGTGGGGTACGAGGCCTTCGGCCACGGCCGCTCGTGGAACCACGACGCGCGCGGACCGGCGCTCGCCACCGCGCCGAACACGGCCGAAGCGGCCCTCGAAGCCTGGGTCCGCGAGGTGCTCGAGCGCTTCTCTCGCGTGCCCGAGCAGCTGAAACGCCGGTTGGGCGTCTCCGGTTGGACGCCGTATACTGAGCTGTCTCGCGTACCGCACTCGGATTTGGTCGGGGTGCGCATGCGGTTTGGGCTCGGGACCGACAGCATGACCATCGACGCCTTCGACAAACGAGCCATGACGTCCCCCATCGGACGGGGTGCCCGGCTGGCGTTCGTGACCCCGGAAGACGACGGTCCGGAAGCCGTCCGCATCGTGTGTCAGATGCTGGCGCGCCTGGACCGCGCCCCTGCCGCCGCAGAGGTGAGCTCGTGAGCGCTGACTCCCCGACGACCATGCGGCACGAGACGCCGGAGTTCAGCATCGAGAAGGGCGCCAACGTCTTCATCCATCAGGCCTTTGCCTGTTGTCCTTACGCGGGCCTCATCACCTCGAAGATCCACGACTTCGTCGAGCTGAACGGGTACACGGTGGTCGACGAGCCGGAGAACGCCGCCGTCCAGGTGATCAACACCTGCGGCTACAACGACACGCGTTCGCAGCTCGCTTACGACGCGATTCAGACGGTCCGCGATCGCAACCCCGAGGCCGCCGTGGTCGTCACCGGCTGCCTGACCCGCATCGAACACCACAAGGTGAAGGACTCACTCCAGGGGGTCTCCCGGCACGCGATGCTGGGCCCAAAACACCTGGAAGATCTCGATCTGATCTTCGATCACACGCTGACCAGCTTCGAGTCGACGCCGACCGCGTTCCACAAGGACCGGTATTCCAGCGCGGACCCCCGAGACGGGCTGTTCCAGATCACCGTCAGCACCGGTTGCCTTGGCCGCTGTAGTTTTTGTGCAATTCGTCGCGCTACGGGCCGCCCAAAGAGCATGACGCTCGACGAGATCTTGGCGGAGGTCCGGCGCGGCCTAGCCGAGGGACACCGGGATTTCTTCCTCGCGTCCACAGATCTCTCGACCTGGGGGCACGACCACGGCCAGACCGTCGTCGATCTGCTGCGGGCGCTGGTCGAGCTGCCCGAGGACTTCTTCATCCACGGGGAGGCGTTCGAGCCGACCAACTTCTTCTCCCACATCGACGAGATCGAACCGCTCTTCCACAGTGGCAAGTTCGCGTGGCTGGTGTTCCCGGTTCAGTCCGGCTCCCAGCGCATCCTGGATGGAATGCGCCGTACCTACTCGATTGACGAGGTCATGCGGGGCATCGAGCGACTGAAGACCGCCGATCCGACCCTGGTGACCTGCACCGACATCATCTACGGCTTCGGTGACGAGAGCTGGGAAGAGTTCCTGCGGTCCGTCGAGGTCGGACGCAAGTTCGACTACGCCAAGTACAACAACTACGAGCCCCGCCCCGGAACGCCGCCGTTGGTGTTGTCCGCCGCCGACATGGTGCGGCGGCGCGAGTTCGTGATGGAGGAGCTCGGCCGTCAGGGGCTCGAGGTCGACATTCTGACCCGCAAGCGCAAGAGCCCCTACCTCGGCAAACGCGACCGGCACGTGTCCGACGAGCTCGGCGCCTGGCTCGACGAGTACGAACGGCGGTTCCGCAAGCTGATCGCACGCAAGGGTGGAATTCAACTCGCGGGGGGTTATGTCATCGACCACGCCGCGGCCGACAAGATCGAGCTCCGAAGTTTGGTGCTCAGCGCACGACGAACGGACGGCGCCGGTCTGCGCTTCGGTCTGGTTCCAGCCGGAACCGCGGCTCCGTTCCTGGCATCATCGCCGCGCTTCCAGCTGAGTGTGCTGCGCGACGACGAAGGGGCGGAGCTGACCTCCGACGAAACCTACGCAACCTCCGCACTCTCCGCCATGCTCGACTTGACGGCTAGCCAACCGGGCGCCGCCGCCGAGGCCGGGCCCGGCACGGAGGTCGCGGAGCTCGGCCTGCGCGCGTCAGGCAAAGACCTGTGGTCGTCCGCCCCGGACCGTGAGCGGGTGCGGCTCAGAGTGACATGACCGGCGAAAAGACCGCTTCATCCGAGGACGCACGCGCATGGCTGGAACGCGTGCTCAAGCTGTTTGCGCGTCATGCACCGCTGACCTCGTCGCGGCTGGAGGACGGCGCCGGTGAGATCATCGTCTGGCTCAACCTCGACGGCGTGGAGGTCTCGCTCGGTGTGAGGCCGCGCGACGCTGAAGCATCGTGGGCGCACACCCAGACCCTCTCGCTCTCGATCACGTCGAACACCGAACAGGAGCTGCCGCGCGAGACCGAGCACCACTTGATTGTGCTCAAGTCCTTGATGGATCGGGCCGATCCAGTCGAGCTCGCCTTCCCAGCAAAGAGCCACTTGCCAGTGAGATTCCGTGGTCGTGAGACTGACGCAGCGGCCGGTGAGCATCAGCGCTCGGCAGGTGAGCTCAGATTTGCGGCCTACGTGGCCTGGCGTGCGTTGACGTCGGAGGACCTGTACCCCCACGTGCGTCCGCTCGGCGATCTGGTCTCGGAGCGGGACGTGCTCGACGGCTGGGAGCGAACCCTCGGCCGAGTCCGCGACGGCTCGGCGCCGAGCAAGGTGGGGCTCTACGTGCACATCCCTTTCTGCGCCGTGGCGTGTACGTTTTGTTACTGCGGCAAGACCGATCGCTTCGACCGCGCCGGATTCGACGCCTACGTGGACGGGCTCTCCGACGACATGCGGCGCTTCGCTCCGGTCTTCTCGGGCACCGAGCTGACCAGCATCTACTTCGGTGGGGGCACACCCTCCCTCTTGCCGGCGACTGCGCTGGAGAACCTGCTCGGCACGTTGCGGAGCTCGTTTGCCATCGCCGAGGGCACGCAGATCATCTTCGAGGGCAACCCGGACTCGCTGTCGGAGAAGAAGATCGAGGTCCTGGCCAAGATCGGGGGTGTCACCCGCTTGACCGTTGGCGTGCAGACCTTGGACGCCGAGGCGCAGCGACGCGCTCGTCGTTTCAACAAACCCGAGCAGGTGGCGGCGGCGGTCGAGGCCGCCAAACGCTTCGGCATCAACCACGTCAACGTGGACCTGATGGCCGGGCTCGACGGCCAGTCGGTCCAGTCGTTCAAGGACGACATGGAGTTCATCCTCGGCCTCGCGCCGGATTCGATCCACATCAACGCGTTCCGACCGCAGCCCTGGACCAAGTACTCGCTCAGCGGACAGAGCATGAGCGACGAGCAAGTGCGCCTGCGGGACGAGATGCTCGCCTGGGGCACCGACCGCCTCCAGGGCGGCGGCTACTCCCACATGGATCAGGGCCAGGGCAAGACCCAGGACGCAGCCAACATTCAGGACTACGACCTGCGAAAACTGAATGGGTCGCTGCTCGGCCTCGGCAACCCAGCGCGCTCCCACTCGTTCGGGGCCCACTACTACGAACCCGACGTGCCGAACGGCGACATCGACGCAGCGCTGCTGGCCGACCGCGAGAAGCGCCGGCGCATGCGCGCCGTGCCGGTGGACGACTCGGGAGAGCGCCACCGGTTCCTCGTGCACAACCTCCACACCGGTTTTTCGTTGTCCGAGTTTCGAACCCTCTGGGGTGTCGATCCCTGGGACGTCTCACCGCATGGCTGGGACAAACTCGGGCGACTCGGCGTCGTGAACGTGAACGGCGACCGCATCGAGAGCGACTGCGGGGATCACGCCGACATGCTGATCTACCGGGTGTTTTTGTACAGCCCGGAGGTCGCGGAGCGGGTGAAACGCGTGTGGGGCCCCGAGTTCGACACGAGCAAGGACTACGCGGCACTGCTCAGGCGAATGTGTGAGCGGCAGGCGGATGCGTCGCCCGGCGCGGGCTGACGCCGTCAGTCGCGGGCGCGCATGAAGCGCACGAAGCTCATCAACACCGAGCCGACCGAGCGGTTGTTGTCCGCCATGCCCTCGCGGTACCAGTGGGCGAGCAGGTGCTCCATCGGAAAACCGTCGTGAACGTAGCGGCGGAACGAGGCGCCGTCGTCCAGGTGCCCGAGCCGGAACTGCTCCCGGTACTTGGGGATGTACAGAAACGCCGAGGTCCCGAAGATCGAACCGTCCCAATCCACGCTGACCTCCAGGTTGCCTCGAACGGTCAAGAGCGTCTCGCCGAGGTTCACGAGCTCGACGGGATCGCCGGACGCACGGTGTTTGTCGAGCTCCTTTCCGATTGCCATCAGGCCCTCGGCGAAGGTGACGAGGGCTGGTTCCTCCCAGCGTGTGCCGAGCGCGTAGTTGAGCTGCAGCTTGCGGTACCCGAGCCCGACGATGTGGCGGAAGTTCTCCGCCATGCGCTCGGCGTTTCTCGGATGCACGACCTGGATCACCTCGTGCTCCACACCCGAAGCCAAGATCATCGCCACCTTGCCACCCGGAGACTCGGGGTACGAGTCGCCGCCCGCGTGTTTGAGCCGAAATGCGTTCTGTGTCTCCGGCGCGCCGTCCAGTGAGAGCTGAAAGCGCACGGGAAACCTCGACAAGAAGGCCAGGCGCTCGGGATTCAGGCCGAAACCGTCCGTCGTGATCATGAACGAGATGCGCCGGCCTTCTTCGTTCGCACGAGCAGTTCCCCACTCCACCGCATGCCGAACGAGCTCCCACTCACTCATGGGCTCGCCGCCGAAGAAGTGCACCTCGGCCTCTTCCGAGCCGCCAGACAGCAAGAGGTCAATGGCCCGTTCGACGGTCCGTATGGGCATCACACGCCCGTCTTGTTTCGGGATCGTGCAGTACTTGCAGCGGAGCTCACATTGCCAGGTCGGGATCAAAGTCAGGCGCGGGCGGCGGTCCATCGACGCACGACGGAAGGCGCGGATCCAGCGACTGGCGCTGCCAAGGCGCTCCTCGGCGCGACCGACAGCGCGGCCCTCGGCGGCGGTGTCCCCTGAGCGCCGCGCGCGCTCGAGCGCATCGAAGAACACCACCCGCTCGCCGTCATCCACCCGACGTCGCAGCGTCTCGTCGTCCCGCCACACATCGGAGAGGCGCGCGAGCACGTCGACGTCGAGCGGATCGAGCCGTTCGGCCACGCGCACCAGCTCCGGGCTTGCGTCCTCTGGTAGGCGGAGCTGCACCTGCTCTTCAGTCGGTCCGCGGACCCATCCTGAGAGCACCGCACGCACCGCGCTCACCAGGAGGGCTGCGTCGGCCGCGCCGGTGAAATCCACGGCTCGAAGCCAGAGGGGCCCTCGCGCAATGTGCTCGGTCAGGGCATCGACGCGGCGCCGGTCGCGGAAGAAGCCGGCTCCCGAGAGCGCAATGGCGCGGCCCTTGGTTGGCAGCTCCGCGCGCGCAGCCCAATCAGCGAGCGCACGGCTGAGCTCGACCGGTGAGAGCTCGCCCCAGACGATGATGCCGGGGCGTTTCAAGAGACCCGGTCGGCGCTCGAGGATGAACAGCCCGTTTTGCAGGATTTCCTGGCTCAGATCCGCGTAGTCGTCGATCTCGACGAGCTCACGACCGAGCGCGAGGCCGCGCGCATGAACCTGCGGGCCCAGTGGAGAGTCCGGATGGACCAAGGCTTCGGTGGCACCAGCGATTGCTCCTTCGAGCTCGGCCAGAGCCCAGCCGCCGGAGCGGAATGCCTGGAGGGCAATGTCGTGATCGAACACCACGACCTCGAGCTCCGAAGCCCCGCGCCTGCCTCGAGTGGTGAGACTCGCGCGGCACGGCGCACGATCGCCGGCGCTCGGAGGGACGAGGGGCTCGAAGGCGACGACCCGAGCCATGCGATAGAAACTACCACAGAGTGTCGCACGTGGCGCGCCGGCGCGGCGCCCCAGAAGCGGCTCACGCTCGGGCCGCGACGCGTGATAAGTTCCCCCCTCGGAGGTGGTCATGTCAATTGCGAAGATCTGCGCGGCGTCCTCAGTTCTGGCGGTTCTTGGCCTGGTTTCCTGCTCCAGCGACGACGGCGGCTCGAAGAGCAGTGGCACCGGCGGTAGCGCTGGTAGCGGTTCAGCTTCCAGTGGAGGGGCCTCGACCGGCGGCGCCTCGACCGGCGGCGCTTCCACCGGCGGCGCATCGGGCGGGGGCAATGGCGGCACGGGCGGCGACATCCCCTTCGACGGCGGCGATGACGCGCCGAAATGCGCGACGAGCACCTCTGGGAGCGGTGACAGCGTGGACAAAACGGCGATCTGTCAGAAGGTCGTCGCAGCAGGCTGTCCCAACGTCACCCAAACGGATTGTGAGGGCGTCTTCGGAGGCTTTCCGACCAGCTGCGCGGGCGCGTGGAATGCGTTCATCGACTGCGCCGGCGCAACCCCCGATTGGGTGTGTGAAGCCGGCGAGCCGTTGCCGAAGACGTGCCTCGAGATCTGGAGCGCGTGCATGAAGCCGTGTTTGCCCACGAACTGACGGGGTTCGTGGCCGATCAGTCGCGCGCGCGCCTCAGCCAGGCCCCGCACCCCGGGAAGGTTTTCTGCCGAGCTCCCGTGAAAGCGCCAGGATCATCAGATCGACGCGCGCGCCGAAGTTGATGTTGTGCAGGATGATCTCCCGCTCGACGCTGCCCTCTGGATAGGTCGAGACCATCGTGTCGTAGATGGTGCGCAGATCCCAGCGTAACGGGTCGAACGCTTCGAGCTCGTTCACGTGGCCCCGCTGGTAAGTGTCCTTCAAGCGAGCGAATGCCCGCTCGAGGAAGATCGCTCCGTCGTGGAGAACACTGCCGTCGACGTCCACGATCAGGTCGTCACTCAGCATCACCGGCTCGCAGTCGCTCCGCCAGTTGAAGAGCACCACCCCGCGGGCATCACGATGATGACTCGTGAGCAGTTCTCGGAGGCCGGAGAGATACGCCAGGCTCTGCGCCTCGGACCACTGCATGCCGACGGCGTAGTTGAGCTGTAGGCGTGAGATACCTCGCTCCACGGCCCACTCGAAGCGCGCGACCACATCGTCGGCGGCAGCGGGAGGCAACACCGCGTTCATGAACCAGTTGAGCTTGCTGGGTTGGAGCAAATCGATGCCGCGATCGATCGCGCGGTAGGCTTCGTCGTCCGTGAGCAGGTGGGCATTGCGAAAGCGCCGGTGCGCGCTCGCGTCCCCGTCCAGGCTGAAGAGCACCACCACCGGCCATCGCTCGAGCGCCCGCACGCGCGCTGCATCCAGCCCCAGGCCGTTGGTCGTCAGGATCAGCTCCAGGCGTCGTGTTCCGAGGCCCGGGTGGCCGAAGGCGTAGTCGAGCAGGGTCTCGAGCGAGTCCCAGGAGCGGGTCGGCTCGCCTCCGAAGAGCTGGAGCTCGAGCCGCGAGCGCTGGCTGCTCATCAAGAGATCGACGGCACGTTTGGCCGTCGCGAGCGGCATGGTCGGCGCGGTCTCGGATTTTTCGACGAAACAATAACCGCAGCGCAGCTCGCAGGAGCGCGTGAGCATCAGCATCAGGCGCTCCGTGTCGGCCCGCGCGCCCAAATTCACCGTCCCGCGCTCCAGGATCTCCTGCAGCCGCTCGTGGGCCTCTGCCCGGGTCGGGATCACGAGCGGTACTCCAGCACGCCGGCGTCGACGCCCGCGCGTTCGTACGTGCCACGCTCGTCGGACTGCGAAGGCAGGAGCGACAGCGCCCGCTGCGCCTTCTCGATGTCCGCGCGGCTACAGTGCGTGAGCCGGATCATGGGTTCGTCGGCACCAAACGGGTGGTCGATGTATTCGTCGATCAGGAGCCCGTGCTGCTCCACCAGCGAGAACAGCCGTGTGCCGCGCTCCGGCGTGTAGTACTTCCACGACAGGACGGTCGGACCAACCCGCTGCGCGAGCCGCACCGTCTCGGCCAGCATCTTCGGTGTCTCGAACGGCAACCCGAGCATGAAGGAAGCAAAACACGTGATGCCGGCGTTGCGCAGCAACTCGAGGGCAGCCACGGCCTGTGCGTTGGTGAAACGTTTGTCCAGGAACTTCGCGCGGTACGCCTCGTCGCCGGTCTCGAGCCCGATCACCAGGTAGTCACACCCGCCGGCAGCAAGCTGATCGACGACGGACGGGGTGAGCTGCTCGATGCGCGCGTGCGCCGCCAGGGGCAGCCCAATGCGCGCGCGGTACGCCGGCAAGAACTCCGCGAGCCACTCCTTTTTTGGCGGCAAGATCTCGTCCCAGGCGGCGAACCCGTTGGGCACCGGCCCGGCACGTTTCACCGCTTCGAGCTCCGTGAGCACACGCTCCACGCTGCGCATGCGCATGGCGCCCTTGCTGGGCTGCTGATTCGCGCGGCGGTAACCATCCACGCCACAGAAGGTGCAGGTGTAGGGGCAGAAGCCGCGGGCGAACGCCACCCCTACCGCGACCTCGTACCGGTTGCCCTCGTTCTCCACGGCGCCGAACAGCCGCCGATTCCAGTCGGGCAGCGCGTCGACCTCCGGTGCCCACCAGCGCTCGAGGGAGTCCAGCTTCGCGCGCCGCAAGATCCCCGGGTTGTGCCGCGAGGCATCCTCCAACCAAAGGCGCAGCGGCTCTTCCCCCTCACCGACACCCACGGCATCGACGTCGAGCTCCGCCAGCGTCTCGTGGGGATACATCGTCGGATGCGCGCCACCCGCGATCACCCGCGCCCGCGGCAAGACACGGCGTGCGCTCGCGGCCACCCGCTGCGCCAGCGTCAAGCGACAGGTCATGAAGGAAAGCGCGACCGCCTCCGCGCCGGTCTGACTGAGCGCGTCATCAATTTCTGCATCCGTCGCGCGCTCGGGAACCGTGAGCAACCCGGTTTGATGCCCATGCTGTTCGAGCCACGCCGACAGCGCAGCAATCGAGCTGTTGAAGCGCACCCCAGGGAGCGCCGTGTGAACGAAGACAACGCGCATGGCGAGGGCAGTCGCAGCAAGCGTAGTGCATTTTGCGGGCGGCGGGCGCACTGCCGCCGCGCCGGCCTCCCAACCCCACGCGGACGCATCGAATGGCAGTCGGCATGCACTCCGGGTCGGAGCTGTTTCATCCGCCAGAGAGTCGCTCTACTCTGCGATGCGTGGCTGGCACGATTCACGAGGATCCCAGCGTGCTCGGTTTCCTCGGCGCGCCGCTCTCGGAGCAGCTGAAACGACTCGCCGAGTGGCAGCTGCCGCCGGCCGGACTCCTGCTCCTGATGAACGCCTGCGAGAGCCGCTGTTTCTTCTGCGCCAACACCGGGGTGACGAACCCGCCACCGGAGAGCATCACGCGCTTCGAGCGAGTCGCCGCCTGGCTCGAGGCGAACCGCGCACTTTCCGTGCGTCGGCTCTGCATCGTCGGCACCGAGCCGGCGCGCCACGCGAGCTTCGATCCAACCTTGGCGCTCGCCCGAGCCGTCGGCTTCAGCGAGATCGAAGTGATGACCTCGGGTCTACGCCTGGCGGAGCCGGGCGTGGTCGCACAGTGGGCGGCTCACGGCGTCACGACCGTGGCGGCTCCGCTCTATTCACCCGAAGCCGCGCTGCACGACGGCGTGGTCGGGCGCGCGGCGTTCGAGCAGACCCTCCGCGGGCTGGACGCGGCGCATCGCGCCGGCATGGCCGTACGCATCCACACACTCGCGCTCGTGCGAACCTTGGCCTCTCTGGCAGGCCTCGCGCGCCTCGTTCGCGAACGGTACGGCACGCAGCTTTCAATCGCACCCGTGCGACCGAAGGAGACCCTCTTCGACTACGCGACCGAGTCGCCGAGCTACGAGGCCCTCGATGCCGCACTCGGGCGAAGCCGCGACGTCGCGTTGGTCGGATTCCCTCGCTGTGTCGCGCGGGACCTCCCGCGGGACGCCGCGCTCTGCATCACCCTCTACTTTCGCGGCCAGGCCACGGCGTTCCCACCGGCATGCGAGCCGTGCCTCGACCGCGGCGAGTGCCCCGGCGTCGTGGTCGCGGCTCTGAGCCGCGCGCGCGTCGAGCCGCGGACGGCAGCCGATGCCAAGGGCTGAGCAAGCGACGAGCTCACCCTGCCTCCGCTCCCGGGTCGCTCGGCGGGCCGCGTCCGTGACAGACTGCGGCGCATGCCGCTCGCCGCGCTCGAGATCCCGCACGCCGACATGCAGGCGATGACCGAGGCAGTCGTCGCCCGCTGCCTGCACCACATCGCGACCCTGTCCACTCAACCCATCTCCGGTGACGTGCACGCCGAGGACCTGTGCCGCCGGCTGCGTGAGTCCGCACCGGAGCACGGTACCGACCTCGCACCGCTGCTCGACCTCTATTTCGACGAGTGCCTGCCCCGCACGTTCAACACCCCCGCACCTGGCTACCTCGCGTACATCCCCGGTGGCGGTCTCTACAGCGCGGCGCTGGCCGACTACATCGCCAACACGACCAACCGTTACACCGGCGTCTGGATGGCCGCCCCCGCACTCGTGCAGCTCGAGGCCAACGCGCTCGACTGGCTCCGAGACTGGATGGGGTTTCCGGCGAGCACCCGTGGGCTGTTCACCACGGGCGGCTCAATGGCCACGTTCAACGCGATCGTGTGCGCGCGCGAACGGCACCTCGGCCCGGAGCTCCGACGCGGCGTGCTCTACACGTCCGACCAGGCGCACCACTCGGTGGTGAAGGCAGCCAAGCTCGCGGGCATCATGCCGGACCGCGTGCATGCCATCGCCTGTGACGCGAAGTTCCGACTTCCCGTGGACGCGCTCGCCGAGGCGATCGCGCAGGATCGCCGCGCCGGACTCGAGCCCTTCGCGGTGGTGTCGAGCGCGGGCACGACCAACACGGGTGCGGTGGATCCACTCGACGCCATCGCCGACCTCGCGGCGGCCGAGGGCCTCTGGCACCACGTCGACGGCGCCTACGGCGCGTTCTTCCATTTGTGCGACGAGCTTCGCGGAACCTTGCGAGGACTCTCTCGCGCCGACTCACTCACCCTCGACCCGCACAAGGGCATGTTCTTGCCGTATGGCACCGGCGCCCTGCTCGTGAGGGACGGCAGCGCGCTCAGGGCTGCCCACGAGGCAACCGCCGACTATCTTCCGGCCGCACCGCACCCCGACGACTTTTACGATCCGAGCCAGCACGGGCCCGAGCTGTCGCGAGCATTCCCGGGCTTGCGCGTCTGGCTGTCCGTGAAACTCTTCGGCGCGCGCCTCTTCCGCGAGGCCATCGCGGAGAAACGCGCTCTCGCGCTCGAGGCCGCGCGCCAGATCGCCGAGCTGCCGGGCGTCGTCATCGACGCGCCGCCCGAGCTCTCTCTGTTCGCGTTTCACCTGTCGTGGCCTGGAGCATCGGCTCAGGAGGAGGACGCGGCGACTCGCTCGCTGATGCAGCGCACCACAGCCCGGGGGCGGGTCATGGTGACCGGCGCGGTGGTCGGAGGTCGCTACGTTGGCCGAGTCTGCGTGCTCAGCTTCCGCACCCATCGGGAACAGATCCAGATGCTGATCGATGACCTGCGCGCAGCGATCGGTGAGCTGTTGCCGACCCAACCGAGGCCTGCCTTGCCATCCCGCGCCTGAGCTTCAACCCCGCAGGCTGACGAAACCAATCGTGAGCTCGAGCCCGGTCGGCGTGATTTCGATG includes these proteins:
- a CDS encoding B12-binding domain-containing radical SAM protein, with the protein product MRVVFVHTALPGVRFNSSIAALSAWLEQHGHQTGLLTVPERATDAEIDDALSQTGAEAVALSFMTCRLTLAQRVAASARRVLPRARVIAGGAHPTMYPHETLAELDVDAVGVGEGEEPLRLWLEDASRHNPGILRRAKLDSLERWWAPEVDALPDWNRRLFGAVENEGNRYEVAVGVAFARGFCPYTCTFCGVDGYRRANQQPSKGAMRMRSVERVLTELEAVKRAGPVPNGFAAWDEILPPKKEWLAEFLPAYRARIGLPLAAHARIEQLTPSVVDQLAAGGCDYLVIGLETGDEAYRAKFLDKRFTNAQAVAALELLRNAGITCFASFMLGLPFETPKMLAETVRLAQRVGPTVLSWKYYTPERGTRLFSLVEQHGLLIDEYIDHPFGADEPMIRLTHCSRADIEKAQRALSLLPSQSDERGTYERAGVDAGVLEYRS
- a CDS encoding radical SAM protein; this translates as MIPTRAEAHERLQEILERGTVNLGARADTERLMLMLTRSCELRCGYCFVEKSETAPTMPLATAKRAVDLLMSSQRSRLELQLFGGEPTRSWDSLETLLDYAFGHPGLGTRRLELILTTNGLGLDAARVRALERWPVVVLFSLDGDASAHRRFRNAHLLTDDEAYRAIDRGIDLLQPSKLNWFMNAVLPPAAADDVVARFEWAVERGISRLQLNYAVGMQWSEAQSLAYLSGLRELLTSHHRDARGVVLFNWRSDCEPVMLSDDLIVDVDGSVLHDGAIFLERAFARLKDTYQRGHVNELEAFDPLRWDLRTIYDTMVSTYPEGSVEREIILHNINFGARVDLMILALSRELGRKPSRGAGPG
- a CDS encoding radical SAM protein, whose product is MAGTIHEDPSVLGFLGAPLSEQLKRLAEWQLPPAGLLLLMNACESRCFFCANTGVTNPPPESITRFERVAAWLEANRALSVRRLCIVGTEPARHASFDPTLALARAVGFSEIEVMTSGLRLAEPGVVAQWAAHGVTTVAAPLYSPEAALHDGVVGRAAFEQTLRGLDAAHRAGMAVRIHTLALVRTLASLAGLARLVRERYGTQLSIAPVRPKETLFDYATESPSYEALDAALGRSRDVALVGFPRCVARDLPRDAALCITLYFRGQATAFPPACEPCLDRGECPGVVVAALSRARVEPRTAADAKG
- a CDS encoding aminotransferase class V-fold PLP-dependent enzyme gives rise to the protein MPLAALEIPHADMQAMTEAVVARCLHHIATLSTQPISGDVHAEDLCRRLRESAPEHGTDLAPLLDLYFDECLPRTFNTPAPGYLAYIPGGGLYSAALADYIANTTNRYTGVWMAAPALVQLEANALDWLRDWMGFPASTRGLFTTGGSMATFNAIVCARERHLGPELRRGVLYTSDQAHHSVVKAAKLAGIMPDRVHAIACDAKFRLPVDALAEAIAQDRRAGLEPFAVVSSAGTTNTGAVDPLDAIADLAAAEGLWHHVDGAYGAFFHLCDELRGTLRGLSRADSLTLDPHKGMFLPYGTGALLVRDGSALRAAHEATADYLPAAPHPDDFYDPSQHGPELSRAFPGLRVWLSVKLFGARLFREAIAEKRALALEAARQIAELPGVVIDAPPELSLFAFHLSWPGASAQEEDAATRSLMQRTTARGRVMVTGAVVGGRYVGRVCVLSFRTHREQIQMLIDDLRAAIGELLPTQPRPALPSRA